Sequence from the Polypterus senegalus isolate Bchr_013 chromosome 3, ASM1683550v1, whole genome shotgun sequence genome:
agagagactgttgATATTGTGGTACTGTGTACTTTATAAAAGTGTGCattttggtgtctgtctgtctgtgtcaggagcatgcttttcacaatatatatataatatataaaaaaatatctggATGAGACTTTGTGCAGAGATTGTTGTCCCCGGACCATGTTGCGGGGACTTTAAACATGATTTATGCCAAGAGATTGTTCCAGGACCTTCTCTTTCaaatcacgccctacttacaaccattttcaaataagaccatggtcatctaacctctctgTCGTGTAAAGGCTTTTTATCAGACACGCgtcctgtgctctcagcttttataaattttatcaggacaattaattttatacgttctagatgatacgtcaatgactaagcaaagaagaaagagcagcgcatcgaaaagagacccaaaagctttggagagaaaagaatgcaaaaaagaacaataataatctttgtgcaaattctgaaaataaggaaagtaataatcagcctggaccaagtggAGTTGAAAACCTCGCAGGTCCAATCGGGTTTAGAAATAAAAGATAGGttgtggtggaccattgccatggccttcacactcccctgatttgacaccgtgatttctggttatggtgaAGGAGCACGTGTATAGCTGGAAAATTTGTGATATCAATGatctgaaggacagaatacggactgtggtatcatctattccccgcATAATTTGCGTCCGGGCTTTAAATGATACTGTTGCTCATTCgcttttgtgtgttgaacatgacaGCAAACAAATTGAgtcattcctgtaaatcatctggcacatatgaagtatgttttgtgaataaattgcttccaaaattgaaatgttaacataattttgacttaccctgtatatatatgattccattttatagcacctttcatatatatatatatatatagaatctttcatatttatctattatatagcgccttatctatctatctatgaagtaCAAGGCTGGTGACAAAAAAAGCTTTTAGGAATTCAAAGAAGACCATACAGCATAGCCACCTGTTTCTCCAACAAGTTCCAATTCTGCTAAAAGATGTTATTACAGCAAGTTTAAATATACACATCAAACTTtctaagattaaaaaaatgttaccttGTCTGATGAATCTTGGACCTCGCTTAGTAAATGCTGTTAGAAGTACAAGGATATGGTTAAAAACATTGTACCTTGGGCCATCTTGCTTGGTGTCAATAATACAGAGGGGTACAAAGAGTGTAATTATGTGAGGAAGGGCGCACTTTCATGGTAAAATTTGGGTCCCTTAATGCAAGTACAAGAATGCCAGGTGCATCCTTTATAACAGCATTTCGCCCATTTGTGAAAGAagtattttgaaagtaaagtgCTCCTTATCATAAGACTATTAGATAATCCCAAGAACATAACAGAGAATTTATATTAAATACTGTGTCATCCTCAGGTTCTAGATACTAAGGAATGCGCTCTTCCAAgtagaagtccaccaccagctgatctgcaaaacattttaatgaactGAGATGCCCAGCTGAGGTTATACTCCAATATATTCTGAGAACAAATGGTAAAGTGGATGTACCTAATGTCGTGGCCAGTCAGCGTAGGTAGAACAATTGATAGAGAATGAGGTCTTCAAATTTCTATAAGAATTTGGGACCCACTAATAAGTTCTCAAAGCTCTCCGCATTTAATTTCTGTGGGAGTATAATATTGGACTCTTGTGATAGTCTTCACTGGATAAGTTTATATCAGTGTATTTTAATTTGCAGTTAATCAATAAAAAGCAGGTTCTGAATGTTTCAGGTATATAATACGAAGCAACTGGTTATTTGAAGGAGTAATTATCCCAATAAAAAAGGTGGTTTAGTGGTATTGAAAATCTTTGGTTACAGTTCTTGGTTTGGAGTAACTGGCCCATGCAGAGAtttaaaagacttaaaaaaaaacatttatggtcGTATTATTTCTATCATAGACAGGGCAGGAAATGCCTTCCACTAGTCTTGAATGTTCACATAAGTCTTTTGGCCACTTTGTAAGTGTTTgaacaaaatgtacacaaatgtcAAGCTGTTGATACCCTAATGCTGCTGTAGGCTGGAATATCGGAGAGCCAGCATTTATTATTATAAGTTGGGTTTGTGCATTAGTCTGCTGATCCAGGGTTTAGTTGTGTAGAAGAAATGTTGCTTGAGATATTTTACCAACTGCAAGCTATTTGGTGTATGCTGATCAAGACAGAATTCTGGTCCATGACATACAGTTGCTCTCATCTTGCATTGAGAAcatcagatgatttttttttttacattttcggTTTCTTTGGCCGTATCTCAGGTAGTTCAATTCACCGCTACCAGCTTCCTTCTCCTTCAATATCACCTTCTCAGAACTGAGCTAAATTTCTTTCTGTAGCTCCTGGTTTTCTTTTATAACGGTCACTGGTGTCTGTGTCTTTCCTCTATTTCAGAGCGAAATGTTTCTCTTGGgcctctccagccatctggataTTGTAGCCAGTTTCTTCTGGACACATGTGTCCTGAGGAGATTGATGTGCTCTTGCATTTGTTGACTTAGCCTTACATTGTTGCTAATTTCAATATCTCTTCTCCTCAGGTGCTCCCTGAAATACTGAATTTCCTCTTGCATCTTCTGGATGACATGGATGTTATTGCTAATCTCTGCCTCCCTCCTATATAGGTCTGAATTGAGGAAATGAATTTGGCCCTCCAGCTCTTGgattatttgtaatttgttttctaGCTCAGTATTCCTCCTCTTCTCCCGCTCAGTAAGAATGCGATTCCTCTCTTGGAGTCCACGGATTACCTGCAAATTCTGAACGAGTTCTGCATTTCTCTTTTTTGACTGGTCCTTCAGAAAACATATTTCCTCTAGTAATTCTTGTTTCATCCTTACATTTTCACTCATTTCAGAATCTTTGTCATGTTTATCTTCTTCAAGAGAGCATAGCTCCTCTGGTTCATTTTGGTTGCTAGTTACATTTTTTCTAATAGAATTTTTGCCATTTTGCTCTTCCACTTGGATGATACAAAGTTTATTGTGCTGCTCCAGATTCGTCTGAACATCTTCACTGTCTTCTGTTCTTTGACTTTGGTGGAGCCAGGCATCTTCACTACTGTCATTGTCTTGCCTTTGGTTCTGTATTATTGAACAAGCTTCTTCTGGCTGATTTTGGTTCTTCACATTTTCATTCATGTCACTGTTtccacttttctgttttttgtcaagAGTGCacttatcttcttctttttcatgtttcttcCTAGCACCTTCCCTGAGGTCAGTCTCTTGTTCAGAGTCCTGTACTTCGAGTAAGCAAAATCTAACTCGTTGCTCATGACTCACCTTCACATCTTCATTTACATCTTTGTCTTTTATGTGCCCTTCCTCTGTAACAGTAAGGATTTCTTCATGTTTCCATTGGGTGCCCTTTACATCTTTATTACAATCATTCTCTCCTCTTTGCTTCGGATTTTTAATTGCACAGATTTCTTCTTGAATATTTTCTTCCACAGTCACACATTCTTCATCGACATGGTAACTTCTTTGCAGTTGTAATTCAGTAACACACTTTGCCTCTTGCTTGCCTAGGTTTACTGAGATCTCTTTCCTGAGGTCATTG
This genomic interval carries:
- the LOC120526707 gene encoding golgin subfamily A member 6-like protein 22; the encoded protein is MNLEMRDEALLTEHKPEENPEVTEYVQADCGQQMISVSSDKEVNRNAEGSEKVKMNKELQNTMYYLSEEVERRNSEITENVKMMKEQKNAICFLNTEVLKRDHEISRNERTSRQLEEEICFLNVELSKRDHKISEILQKIQKLQEENCAFKEQWFKNDIDTSNMANQEKTEKECVLKLLELLKDFEISENGKTGKEHKDEVCTVNVLEQGQDTEVQDDVMINHIHQKYGQVIDIREDVMLNQGQQDYGQDNDLRKEISVNLGKQEAKCVTELQLQRSYHVDEECVTVEENIQEEICAIKNPKQRGENDCNKDVKGTQWKHEEILTVTEEGHIKDKDVNEDVKVSHEQRVRFCLLEVQDSEQETDLREGARKKHEKEEDKCTLDKKQKSGNSDMNENVKNQNQPEEACSIIQNQRQDNDSSEDAWLHQSQRTEDSEDVQTNLEQHNKLCIIQVEEQNGKNSIRKNVTSNQNEPEELCSLEEDKHDKDSEMSENVRMKQELLEEICFLKDQSKKRNAELVQNLQVIRGLQERNRILTEREKRRNTELENKLQIIQELEGQIHFLNSDLYRREAEISNNIHVIQKMQEEIQYFREHLRRRDIEISNNVRLSQQMQEHINLLRTHVSRRNWLQYPDGWRGPRETFRSEIEERHRHQ